A single genomic interval of Coturnix japonica isolate 7356 chromosome 14, Coturnix japonica 2.1, whole genome shotgun sequence harbors:
- the LOC107320785 gene encoding cytochrome P450 3A9-like, producing the protein MNLLPFFSIETWILLLVFVALLITYGTWPFGLFKKLGIPGPKPLPFFGTCLEYRKGFLEFDTECFQKYGKIWGIYDGRQPALVVMDPQIIKTVLVKECYSTFTNRRHIDLAGELRNAVSLAEDDQWKRLRTVLSPTFTSGKLKEMFPTMKHFGEMLVKNVQKRVEKDSSVPVKDFFGSYSMDVVTSTSFGVNIDSMNNPKSPFVREMQKLTKFDFANPVFVLAFVCPFLIPLMAKMNISFFDSNAVDFFMRSIDKIKKDRERETYKGRVDFLQMMIESQKSDSNGISDGKHSHKALSDIEVLSQAFIFIFAGYEPTSNTLSYLAYLLALHPDVQQKVVDEIDTVLPNKAPLTYEAIMQLDYLDMAVSETLRLYPLGGRIERVCKRDVEINGVTIPKGTIVIIPPYTLHRNTEYWPNPEEFRPERFSKENKDSIDPYTYLPFGAGPRNCIGMRFALLTLKVAIAAILQNFTFQVCKETQIPLKLLSQGLLTPEKPIVLKLVPRTNTANA; encoded by the exons ATGaaccttcttcctttcttctccattgAAACCTGGATcctcttgcttgtttttgtagCCCTCCTGATAAC ATATGGAACATGGCCATTTGGTTTGTTCAAGAAGCTGGGCATTCCTGGGCCAAAACCACTGCCTTTCTTTGGGACATGCCTGGAATACCGCAAA GGCTTCTTGGAATTTGACACTGAGTGCTTCCAGAAGTATGGGAAAATCTGGGG GATTTATGATGGCAGACAGCCTGCATTGGTTGTCATGGACCCACAGATCATCAAAACCGTCCTAGTGAAAGAATGCTACTCCACCTTCACCAACCGCAGG CACATAGATCTAGCAGGGGAGCTGAGGAATGCTGTCTCATTAGCTGAAGATGATCAGTGGAAAAGGCTCCGTACTGTGCTCTCTCCAACCTTCACCAGTGGGAAGCTAAAGGAG ATGTTTCCTACAATGAAGCACTTTGGGGAGATGTTGgtgaaaaatgttcaaaaaagAGTGGAAAAGGACAGCTCTGTCCCTGTGAAGGA CTTCTTTGGAAGCTACAGCATGGACGTAGTCACCAGCACTTCCTTTGGTGTGAACATCGACTCCATGAACAACCCCAAAAGCCCCTTTGTCAGAGAGATGCAGAAACTGACCAAGTTTGACTTTGCTAATCCAGTCTTCGTCTTGGCAT TCGTATGTCCGTTCCTTATCCCTCTTATGGCCAAGATGAACATCAGCTTTTTTGACAGTAATGCTGTAGATTTCTTCATGAGGTCTATTGACAAAATTAAGAAGGATCGTGAAAGAGAGACTTACAAG GGCAGAGTAGATTTCCTGCAGATGATGATTGAATCCCAGAAATCAGACAGCAACGGGATCAGTGATGGGAAGCACTCACATAAAG CCCTGAGTGACATAGAGGTCCTGTCACAAgcattcatcttcatttttgctgGGTATGAGCCCACCAGTAACACACTTTCTTACCTGGCTTACCTGCTCGCCTTGCATCCTGATGTACAGCAGAAGGTGGTGGATGAAATAGATACTGTTCTACCCAACAAG GCTCCGCTCACATATGAAGCAATAATGCAGTTGGATTACCTTGACATGGCCGTGAGTGAAACCCTCCGGCTCTATCCCCTCGGAGGACGGATTGAGAGGGTCTGCAAGAGAGATGTGGAAATAAATGGGGTGACCATTCCAAAAGGAACCATTGTTATCATCCCACCTTACACCTTGCACCGCAACACTGAGTACTGGCCAAACCCAGAGGAGTTCAGACCAGAAAG GTtcagtaaggaaaacaaagacagcatTGACCCATACACGTACCTGCCTTTTGGAGCTGGTCCCAGGAACTGCATCGGGATGCGATTTGCTCTCCTGACTCTGAAAGTTGCCATCGCTGCCATATTGCAGAACTTCACCTTCCAGGTCTGCAAAGAAACTCAG ATCCCTCTCAAGCTGCTTTCACAGGGACTCCTGACCCCAGAGAAGCCCATCGTTCTCAAGTTAGTCCCTCGGACCAACACTGCCAATGCATAG